The following proteins are encoded in a genomic region of Nonomuraea muscovyensis:
- a CDS encoding helix-turn-helix domain-containing protein has product MDRSRELADFLRSRRARITSDQAGLPADGRARRVPGLRRDEVARLAGVSTEYYTRLEQGRAGNPSPEVVEALARALQLDLAEREHLTDLLARPVRRAPASPQRVRPGLHLMLRTLDHVPAFILGRRTDVLAANRLAREVLTDFDALPVPQRNLARYYLLDPEARQRVGDWERIAAETVAVLRLEAGRHPHDRQLADLVGELTLRSPEFSSWWNDHRVLRRTYGTKHYRHPLVGDLHFSYESLQPPGDADQTLCVYNVEPGSETAQAIQLLANWTAPRHDARPRSGA; this is encoded by the coding sequence ATGGACCGTAGTCGCGAGCTCGCCGACTTCCTGCGCTCACGCCGTGCCCGGATCACCTCCGACCAGGCGGGGCTGCCCGCCGACGGCCGCGCCCGCCGCGTGCCCGGCCTGCGCCGGGACGAGGTCGCCCGGCTGGCCGGGGTGAGCACCGAGTACTACACCCGCCTGGAACAGGGCCGCGCCGGCAACCCCTCCCCGGAAGTGGTCGAGGCCCTCGCGCGTGCCCTCCAGCTCGACCTCGCCGAACGTGAACACCTCACCGACCTGCTGGCACGCCCCGTCCGCCGGGCCCCCGCGAGTCCGCAGCGGGTCCGGCCCGGGCTCCACCTGATGCTGCGGACCCTCGACCACGTGCCCGCCTTCATCCTCGGCCGCCGCACGGACGTCCTGGCCGCCAACCGCCTCGCCCGCGAGGTCCTGACCGACTTCGACGCCCTGCCCGTACCGCAGCGCAATCTCGCCCGCTACTATCTGCTGGATCCCGAGGCCCGCCAACGCGTCGGCGACTGGGAACGGATCGCCGCCGAAACCGTCGCCGTCCTCCGCCTCGAAGCCGGCCGCCACCCCCACGACCGCCAGCTCGCCGACCTCGTCGGCGAACTCACCCTGCGCTCGCCCGAGTTCAGCTCGTGGTGGAACGACCACCGCGTGCTGCGCCGCACGTATGGCACCAAGCACTACCGCCACCCCCTCGTCGGGGATCTGCACTTCTCCTACGAGTCCCTCCAGCCTCCCGGCGACGCCGACCAGACCCTGTGCGTCTACAACGTCGAACCGGGCTCCGAAACCGCCCAGGCCATCCAGCTCCTCGCCAACTGGACGGCGCCCCGGCACGACGCGCGCCCTCGGTCGGGCGCCTGA
- a CDS encoding SDR family oxidoreductase: MTTQTSARPLAGRVAVVTGASSGIGEASAEHLAELGARVVVLARRADRLDDLVARIEKNGGSARALALDVTDVAAVRAAADRVVAELGGADLLFNNAGVMLPAPVEELATDQWQRQIDLNVTGLMNVVGAFTPQLVEAAGERGVADLINTSSIAAQNIFPNFAVYSATKAYVTHLSRHLRAELGAKNVRVCAIEPGIVGTELQSHVTDEGALAWLEGSKQAMEWLTPQDVAQTVGFVATLPPRVNMQQITVMPTGQPS, translated from the coding sequence ATGACCACACAGACCTCTGCCCGTCCCCTCGCCGGCCGCGTGGCGGTCGTCACCGGCGCCTCCAGCGGAATCGGCGAGGCCTCGGCCGAGCATCTGGCCGAGCTGGGCGCACGTGTCGTCGTCCTGGCGCGGCGTGCGGACCGGCTGGACGATCTGGTCGCCAGGATCGAGAAGAACGGCGGCAGCGCCCGTGCGCTGGCGCTCGACGTGACCGACGTGGCGGCGGTGCGAGCGGCCGCCGACCGTGTCGTGGCCGAGCTGGGCGGCGCCGACCTGCTGTTCAACAACGCGGGGGTGATGCTCCCGGCCCCGGTCGAGGAGCTGGCCACCGACCAGTGGCAGCGTCAGATCGACCTCAACGTCACCGGACTGATGAACGTCGTCGGCGCGTTCACGCCCCAGCTCGTCGAGGCTGCGGGTGAGCGCGGGGTGGCCGACCTCATCAACACCTCGTCGATCGCGGCGCAGAACATCTTCCCGAACTTCGCCGTGTACTCGGCGACCAAGGCGTACGTCACCCATCTGTCCCGCCATCTGCGGGCCGAGCTGGGTGCGAAGAACGTGCGGGTCTGCGCGATCGAGCCGGGCATCGTCGGGACCGAGTTGCAGAGCCACGTCACCGACGAGGGCGCGCTGGCGTGGCTGGAGGGCTCCAAGCAGGCGATGGAGTGGCTCACGCCCCAGGACGTCGCGCAGACGGTCGGGTTCGTCGCGACTCTCCCGCCGAGGGTGAACATGCAGCAGATCACCGTCATGCCCACCGGCCAGCCCAGCTGA
- a CDS encoding RICIN domain-containing protein: protein MNRGLLVLAAASTLVTTMAAPSPAVAEPVYHEIVVEHSGKCLDVQDSGHAHGANVLQANCVNGPNQRWRLRMPEFD, encoded by the coding sequence ATGAACCGTGGCCTCCTCGTGTTGGCCGCCGCATCCACTCTGGTGACGACGATGGCCGCTCCATCCCCGGCCGTGGCCGAGCCCGTCTACCACGAGATCGTCGTCGAGCACAGCGGCAAGTGCCTCGACGTCCAGGACTCCGGCCACGCCCACGGCGCCAACGTCCTGCAGGCCAACTGCGTGAACGGACCCAACCAGCGCTGGCGCCTGCGAATGCCCGAGTTCGACTGA
- a CDS encoding VOC family protein — protein sequence MPRPQLAGIHHVKIPVTDLPRSRSWYERVFGLTVTMEFPDGDGVVRGVAGEIAGLGDVLVALRENPGAAAGCRGFDPIGFAIQDHADVQAWAGHLDELGIAHSPVIEASIGWLLVFNDPDDLELHLYTWAAHGVDHSARPGYGRPATRPPAPVR from the coding sequence ATGCCCCGCCCCCAGCTCGCCGGAATCCATCACGTGAAGATCCCGGTCACCGACCTCCCCCGCTCGCGGAGCTGGTACGAACGCGTCTTCGGCCTCACGGTGACCATGGAGTTCCCCGATGGCGACGGCGTCGTGCGCGGCGTGGCGGGCGAGATCGCCGGCCTCGGTGACGTCCTCGTCGCGCTCCGCGAGAACCCGGGGGCCGCGGCGGGCTGCCGGGGCTTCGACCCGATCGGCTTCGCGATCCAGGACCACGCCGACGTCCAGGCGTGGGCCGGCCACCTCGACGAGCTCGGCATCGCGCACTCGCCGGTCATCGAGGCCTCCATCGGCTGGCTGCTGGTGTTCAACGACCCCGACGACCTCGAACTGCACCTCTACACCTGGGCGGCGCACGGCGTCGACCACTCGGCACGGCCCGGCTACGGGCGTCCGGCCACCCGGCCGCCGGCCCCCGTCCGGTGA
- a CDS encoding TetR/AcrR family transcriptional regulator — MAEPVKRQYRSAKRAAAAAATRARIREAAARLFVEQGYVATTMREVATSAGVGERTLYDAFPTKAALFGHTLGVATVGDEAPVRVAERSEVLSAQAEPDVEEAIARTVSYATDLLDRAGDLIMVSVEAAGADPDMRAAADAGARATYEVYLALTRSLHQRGALRPGFDAAAAADIVYALASPHMHQLLCRHRGWPLERYRAWLQDALVRELLDPAG; from the coding sequence ATGGCCGAACCCGTCAAGAGGCAATACCGATCGGCGAAGCGCGCCGCCGCCGCGGCCGCCACCCGCGCCCGCATCCGGGAGGCGGCCGCCCGGCTCTTCGTCGAGCAGGGCTACGTCGCCACGACGATGCGAGAGGTCGCGACGTCGGCGGGGGTGGGTGAGCGCACCCTGTACGACGCGTTCCCGACCAAGGCCGCACTGTTCGGACACACCCTCGGGGTGGCGACCGTCGGAGACGAGGCGCCGGTGCGCGTGGCCGAGCGGTCCGAGGTGCTCTCGGCGCAGGCCGAACCCGACGTCGAGGAAGCGATCGCGCGGACCGTCTCCTACGCCACCGACCTGCTGGACCGTGCCGGCGACCTCATCATGGTCAGCGTCGAGGCGGCCGGCGCCGACCCGGACATGCGGGCGGCCGCCGACGCCGGGGCGCGAGCGACCTATGAGGTGTACCTGGCGCTCACCCGGTCCCTGCACCAGCGCGGCGCCCTGCGGCCGGGCTTCGACGCCGCGGCCGCCGCCGACATCGTGTACGCCCTGGCCTCCCCGCACATGCACCAGCTCCTGTGCCGGCACCGTGGCTGGCCCCTGGAGCGCTACCGTGCGTGGCTGCAGGACGCGCTGGTGCGCGAGCTGCTGGATCCGGCCGGGTGA
- a CDS encoding LacI family DNA-binding transcriptional regulator, with the protein MSTSPRRAPRGAAPPSIRDVAAAAGVSYQTVSRVLNESPRVRPETRTAVLAAIERLGFRPSRTARALSLGRARAITVVTSNTVLYGYAATLQGVEEAARAEGMAVGVRVVESAEPAEVKQTVDYVSDGSAGGVVVIAFDPPGVAVLEALPEHVPAVAAAEPAAPDRGRVAITLDERRAATDATRHLLALGHRTVHHVAIPSEGGAGGRLAGWRDALQRAGAQIPDVLGCGWDISSAYAAGQRLAARDDVTAILCGNDDIAQGVRRALYDAGKDVPGDVSIVGFDDIPGSAYWTPALTTVRMDFVGLGRACFRAAVAELTGEAQPRADLVPPSLVVRESTAPPSRG; encoded by the coding sequence GTGAGTACGAGCCCTCGACGTGCGCCTCGCGGTGCGGCCCCGCCCAGCATCCGCGACGTCGCCGCCGCCGCGGGGGTGTCTTACCAGACCGTCTCCCGCGTGCTGAACGAGTCGCCGCGCGTGCGTCCCGAGACGCGCACCGCGGTGCTGGCGGCCATCGAGCGGCTGGGGTTCCGGCCCAGCCGGACCGCTCGCGCGCTGAGCCTGGGCCGGGCCCGCGCCATCACCGTGGTGACCTCCAACACCGTGCTGTACGGCTATGCCGCCACGCTGCAGGGAGTCGAGGAGGCCGCCCGCGCCGAGGGCATGGCCGTGGGCGTGAGAGTGGTGGAGTCGGCCGAGCCCGCCGAGGTCAAGCAGACCGTCGACTATGTGAGCGACGGCAGTGCGGGCGGCGTGGTGGTGATCGCCTTCGATCCGCCGGGCGTCGCGGTGCTGGAGGCGCTGCCGGAGCACGTGCCCGCCGTCGCCGCCGCGGAGCCGGCCGCGCCCGACCGGGGGCGGGTGGCGATCACGCTGGACGAGCGGCGTGCCGCGACCGATGCCACGCGGCACCTGCTGGCGCTGGGCCATCGCACCGTGCACCACGTGGCGATCCCGTCGGAGGGCGGCGCCGGGGGGCGGCTGGCGGGGTGGCGCGACGCGCTGCAACGGGCCGGTGCGCAGATCCCCGACGTGCTGGGGTGCGGCTGGGACATCTCCTCCGCCTACGCGGCCGGGCAGCGGCTGGCCGCGCGTGACGACGTGACCGCCATCCTCTGCGGCAACGACGACATCGCCCAGGGGGTGCGTCGGGCGCTGTACGACGCGGGCAAGGACGTGCCCGGCGACGTGAGCATCGTCGGCTTCGACGACATTCCGGGCTCGGCGTACTGGACGCCCGCGCTGACCACCGTGCGGATGGACTTCGTCGGGCTCGGGCGGGCCTGTTTCCGCGCGGCCGTGGCCGAACTGACCGGCGAGGCGCAGCCCCGGGCGGACCTCGTGCCGCCGAGCCTGGTGGTGCGCGAGTCCACCGCGCCTCCGTCCCGTGGCTGA